A single Bacillota bacterium DNA region contains:
- a CDS encoding cyclase family protein, protein MKIVDLSLPVDSKTIVPPSQKQPIEFTRVYREPGHWQATWISMAAHTASHVDSPLHVIEGGPTIAQIPLEKVVGEAVVLDVTDQGVPDGTIDIDCLAKYDGQVKEGDIIIIRTDWGAKMFGTEEYFTQSPILTPAAAHWIVKQKPNAVAFDFFEEYSARLKDFKPDDFEVHQIILGQGIIIIEGLTNLKSITTERFQFFAAPLKLMEAEAAPARIFGILP, encoded by the coding sequence GCCGATAGAATTTACCCGGGTTTACCGGGAGCCGGGACACTGGCAGGCAACATGGATTTCCATGGCTGCTCATACCGCCTCGCATGTTGACTCACCGCTGCACGTTATAGAAGGTGGACCGACAATCGCCCAAATACCACTCGAAAAAGTTGTCGGCGAGGCTGTTGTGCTTGATGTAACCGATCAGGGTGTGCCCGACGGCACTATCGATATCGATTGCCTCGCCAAGTATGACGGCCAAGTAAAAGAAGGCGATATTATCATCATCCGTACCGATTGGGGGGCAAAAATGTTCGGCACCGAGGAGTACTTTACCCAGTCCCCGATTCTGACTCCCGCAGCCGCACACTGGATTGTCAAGCAAAAACCAAATGCAGTAGCCTTTGATTTCTTTGAAGAATACTCGGCAAGGCTCAAGGATTTTAAACCCGATGATTTTGAGGTTCATCAGATAATCCTTGGGCAGGGGATAATTATTATTGAAGGCCTGACTAACCTGAAGTCAATTACTACAGAGCGTTTTCAGTTTTTCGCTGCACCGTTAAAACTTATGGAAGCCGAAGCCGCCCCGGCAAGGATCTTCGGTATCCTGCCTTAA